One segment of Anatilimnocola aggregata DNA contains the following:
- a CDS encoding tetratricopeptide repeat protein: MMRKPFNNLQWVTILAGVIVSTGCANMPGREWLSKKTGLGLPSPDATVAKSDSGAASQEIVGKGESGPDGDLSQSVAMEIARGRNFERAGQWDKARKVYEDLRKKEPESPAVAHRLGIVADSQRRHGEAEQLFLFAAQRQPDDAQILNDLGYCYYLQGHLQKAEPHLRHAVSLQPANARFRNNLGLVLGHLGRTDEALAEFRAGGNEADAQFNLAFVYASQERVEDSKACFRQALALDPTHRRAREALASFEEYESKPAALRETEVELAEKGGRWVPYQENLDGGVQQASAQMPLPTARDASKATRALQQQSRGLQN, encoded by the coding sequence ATGATGCGAAAGCCTTTCAACAATCTGCAGTGGGTTACCATCCTGGCTGGTGTGATCGTCAGCACGGGCTGTGCAAACATGCCGGGCCGGGAATGGTTGAGCAAAAAGACTGGCCTGGGCCTTCCTTCGCCCGATGCCACCGTCGCCAAGAGCGACTCCGGCGCTGCGAGCCAAGAGATTGTGGGCAAAGGTGAAAGTGGTCCGGATGGCGACCTCAGCCAATCGGTGGCCATGGAAATTGCCCGCGGTCGTAACTTCGAGCGCGCTGGCCAATGGGACAAAGCGCGCAAGGTCTATGAGGATCTGCGCAAGAAGGAACCTGAAAGCCCGGCCGTCGCTCACCGCTTGGGGATTGTGGCCGATAGCCAGCGGCGCCATGGCGAAGCCGAACAGCTGTTCCTGTTTGCCGCCCAACGTCAGCCCGACGATGCTCAGATTTTGAATGACCTCGGCTATTGCTACTATTTGCAAGGCCATTTGCAAAAGGCCGAGCCACATTTGCGGCATGCTGTGTCGCTGCAACCAGCGAATGCCCGGTTCCGCAATAACCTCGGCCTCGTGCTCGGCCACCTGGGACGCACCGACGAAGCACTCGCCGAATTCCGGGCTGGTGGCAACGAAGCCGATGCCCAGTTCAATCTGGCCTTCGTCTATGCTTCACAGGAACGCGTCGAAGACTCGAAGGCTTGCTTCCGACAGGCACTGGCGCTCGATCCAACTCATCGCCGAGCCCGCGAAGCTCTGGCGTCGTTTGAAGAATACGAAAGCAAGCCGGCAGCTCTGCGCGAAACCGAAGTGGAACTTGCCGAAAAAGGTGGCCGCTGGGTCCCTTATCAAGAAAACTTAGATGGTGGGGTGCAACAGGCATCGGCCCAGATGCCGCTCCCCACTGCCCGCGATGCCAGCAAGGCTACCCGCGCCTTGCAGCAGCAATCGCGGGGGTTGCAGAACTAA